In a single window of the Pseudodesulfovibrio profundus genome:
- a CDS encoding IS3 family transposase (programmed frameshift), whose protein sequence is MSKTRKRFSAEFKARVALDALSGEHTLSELASKYGVHPNQVSQWKKQAKEGIVASFSGKAVGRQDNGAQIKELHAKIGQLTVEKDFLQQAFQNLSCERRREVVDKTHPELSIRRQCRILKLYRSTYYYEPIGESPANLALMRRIDELFMELPFFGSRQMRNTLRDEGQRVGRERVRRLMRKMGLMAIYQKPKTSHPHPQHKTYPYLLRHKAITKPNQVWCADITYIPMTRGFLYLVAVMDWHSRAVLSWRLSNTMDADFCVSALEEALNRYGVPEIFNTDQGSQFTSYEFTRTLREAGIRISMDGRGRWMDNVMIERLWRSLKYECAYLREMGTGSELRQALAWWFDFYNNRRPHFAFDGKKPMEIYQNRSRPEGVPPLAWNERAA, encoded by the exons ATGTCCAAGACGAGAAAACGTTTCAGCGCGGAATTCAAAGCCCGAGTCGCCCTGGATGCCCTGTCCGGGGAACACACCCTGTCGGAACTCGCCAGCAAGTACGGCGTACACCCCAATCAGGTTTCCCAGTGGAAGAAGCAGGCCAAGGAAGGGATCGTGGCGTCCTTTTCAGGCAAGGCCGTCGGCCGTCAGGATAACGGGGCCCAGATCAAGGAGCTTCACGCCAAGATTGGCCAGCTCACGGTGGAGAAGGATTTTTTGCAACAAGCCTTC CAAAATTTGAGCTGTGAGCGAAGGCGAGAGGTGGTCGACAAGACTCACCCCGAGCTCAGTATCCGGCGGCAATGCCGAATTCTCAAGCTGTACCGATCGACGTACTACTACGAACCGATCGGCGAATCTCCGGCCAACCTGGCCCTTATGCGCCGAATCGATGAGTTGTTTATGGAGCTGCCGTTTTTCGGTTCCAGACAGATGCGTAATACCCTACGAGACGAAGGGCAAAGGGTCGGTCGTGAACGGGTACGACGTCTGATGCGTAAAATGGGCCTGATGGCGATTTACCAAAAGCCAAAGACAAGCCATCCGCATCCGCAACATAAGACGTATCCGTATTTGCTGCGGCACAAGGCGATTACGAAGCCCAATCAGGTTTGGTGTGCCGACATCACGTATATCCCCATGACACGCGGCTTCTTATACCTTGTGGCGGTCATGGACTGGCACAGTCGGGCCGTCCTGTCGTGGAGGCTCTCAAACACGATGGATGCTGATTTCTGCGTGTCTGCCTTGGAAGAAGCCCTGAATCGTTATGGGGTGCCGGAAATCTTCAACACCGACCAGGGATCACAGTTCACCAGCTACGAGTTCACACGGACGCTCAGAGAGGCTGGAATTCGTATCTCCATGGACGGTCGAGGCCGATGGATGGATAATGTGATGATCGAGCGTCTGTGGCGTTCGTTGAAATATGAATGTGCTTACCTGCGTGAGATGGGAACCGGAAGCGAACTGCGGCAAGCCTTGGCTTGGTGGTTCGATTTCTACAACAATCGACGTCCGCATTTTGCTTTTGACGGCAAGAAGCCGATGGAGATATATCAGAACCGTTCCAGGCCAGAGGGGGTACCCCCTCTGGCCTGGAACGAAAGAGCGGCGTAG
- a CDS encoding FAD-dependent oxidoreductase translates to MKRYDVVIYGATAGGVIASIAAARHSLRVLLISNNNHLGGMTTSGLSASDLNLPNSIGGIAREFYHNIFMYYKSKKAWRNESRQDFFERLGNRAYGGKDDQRKMQWVFEPHVACKVFLEMLEAERVDVAFNAPITSYTQVEVKEGKINALSFPDGRRFEADVFIDTDYDGDLSFYSGIESVGGREASKEYDELLAGVFYSAIYGSGKTSISPYINTQPCPGLSTHCPPPGTASPKIQAYGFRLTLSKEKGEKVPFTKPEDYEPKLYEHLLRKIQACSHHAIDDVLCFNSLPNKKVDLNGLDFVGGNHLWVHQSFYEREVSKAEHESYTKGLLYFLSEDERLPLSMRNGMKQWGYAKDEFIDNDNFPPCLYIRASRRMLGDYILTEKNIFGLNKVNDPVAVGSYSIDSHVVDRVISSRGEVIDEGAIYIKVPPYDISYRSMLPPVDSVSNLIVAVALSASYIAYSSLRMEPTFMTIGHAAGTAAALCVSCNKNTHELDYTTLKNTLLKEGQVISIDGMS, encoded by the coding sequence ATGAAACGATATGATGTTGTTATTTATGGAGCTACTGCGGGAGGTGTCATTGCAAGCATCGCAGCAGCCCGTCATTCCTTACGAGTCTTGTTGATTAGCAATAACAATCACTTGGGGGGCATGACAACATCGGGACTTTCTGCCTCGGACTTAAATTTACCAAATTCTATCGGGGGCATAGCAAGGGAATTTTATCATAACATCTTCATGTACTACAAATCAAAAAAGGCATGGAGAAACGAATCTCGGCAAGATTTTTTTGAACGCCTGGGGAACCGTGCATATGGAGGCAAAGACGACCAGCGGAAAATGCAATGGGTTTTTGAACCGCATGTTGCCTGCAAAGTCTTTTTGGAAATGCTTGAAGCAGAACGCGTCGACGTCGCATTTAATGCCCCAATAACTTCATACACTCAAGTTGAAGTGAAAGAAGGCAAAATCAATGCATTGTCGTTCCCTGATGGTCGGAGGTTCGAAGCTGATGTTTTCATTGATACCGACTACGATGGCGATTTGTCTTTTTATTCAGGGATAGAAAGCGTCGGTGGAAGGGAGGCATCCAAGGAGTATGACGAACTGCTTGCAGGTGTTTTTTATTCCGCCATTTATGGTTCGGGTAAGACGTCAATTTCGCCCTATATAAATACACAGCCCTGCCCTGGCCTAAGCACCCATTGCCCCCCGCCGGGAACAGCCAGCCCGAAGATTCAGGCTTATGGGTTCAGGCTGACTCTCTCCAAAGAAAAGGGGGAGAAAGTACCCTTCACTAAACCAGAAGACTATGAACCCAAGCTATACGAACACCTGTTACGAAAGATTCAAGCTTGTTCACATCATGCTATTGATGATGTTTTGTGCTTCAACTCTTTACCCAACAAAAAAGTCGACTTGAATGGTCTCGACTTTGTCGGAGGCAACCATCTTTGGGTGCATCAGTCCTTTTACGAAAGAGAGGTCTCCAAGGCAGAGCATGAAAGTTACACGAAAGGCCTGTTGTACTTTCTGTCGGAGGACGAAAGACTTCCACTATCCATGCGAAATGGTATGAAGCAATGGGGGTACGCAAAAGACGAGTTCATTGACAACGACAACTTCCCTCCTTGCTTGTACATTCGGGCATCACGAAGGATGTTAGGTGACTATATTCTGACGGAGAAAAATATATTTGGATTAAATAAAGTCAATGACCCTGTAGCCGTCGGGTCATACTCAATTGACTCTCATGTGGTAGATCGCGTCATCAGCAGCCGGGGGGAGGTCATTGATGAGGGAGCAATATACATTAAGGTACCGCCATACGACATATCATACAGGTCAATGTTGCCCCCAGTCGATTCCGTGAGCAACCTTATTGTCGCAGTCGCACTCTCCGCATCATATATCGCTTATTCTTCTCTACGAATGGAGCCAACATTCATGACTATCGGGCATGCAGCAGGTACAGCAGCAGCCCTTTGTGTATCATGTAACAAAAACACTCATGAACTAGACTACACAACATTAAAAAACACCCTTCTGAAGGAAGGACAGGTTATTTCCATTGATGGTATGTCATAG
- a CDS encoding helix-turn-helix domain-containing protein has protein sequence MLELTKKQTTGRYAEICIRVPIKQAGKIAEATKSFLRLAGHEVREINDEGEELFSVEEVFPNRHPGKLLRGARVRENLTQAQLADKTGLKPHHISEMENRKRPIGKDVAKRLAEALNMDYRILL, from the coding sequence ATGTTGGAACTCACGAAAAAGCAGACTACGGGAAGATACGCTGAGATATGCATCCGCGTCCCGATCAAGCAGGCTGGCAAGATCGCAGAAGCCACCAAGAGCTTCCTGCGCCTCGCTGGACATGAGGTACGCGAGATCAACGACGAAGGTGAAGAGCTCTTTTCAGTAGAAGAAGTGTTTCCTAACAGGCATCCAGGAAAGCTGTTGCGAGGAGCTCGCGTGCGAGAAAATCTGACGCAAGCACAGCTTGCAGACAAAACAGGGCTCAAGCCACACCACATCTCTGAGATGGAAAATCGCAAACGACCAATAGGCAAGGACGTCGCCAAACGGCTAGCGGAAGCCTTAAATATGGACTATCGAATCCTGCTGTAA
- a CDS encoding cytotoxic translational repressor of toxin-antitoxin stability system — translation MDWTVKFTGKAKKQKEKLPERFQDALDFLVADIEQSGPVVPTWPNYGKLKGKPDYYHCHLNKGKPRYVAVWKLTDKSIQLVEIRYVGTHEKADYGKIR, via the coding sequence ATGGACTGGACGGTAAAGTTCACCGGCAAAGCGAAAAAGCAAAAAGAAAAGCTACCGGAACGGTTCCAGGACGCGCTTGATTTTTTGGTCGCTGACATTGAACAAAGCGGCCCTGTTGTCCCGACCTGGCCCAACTATGGAAAACTGAAAGGAAAACCTGACTACTACCACTGTCACCTTAACAAGGGAAAGCCTCGATATGTGGCGGTGTGGAAGTTGACGGACAAATCCATACAACTGGTGGAGATTCGATATGTTGGAACTCACGAAAAAGCAGACTACGGGAAGATACGCTGA
- a CDS encoding tyrosine-type recombinase/integrase, translating to MSMKWKPLKNADGKGGVRYREHSTRRHGAVPDKYYSLQYWWQGKTINEGLGWASDGWTPGKCFDELKRLKKNQSQGLGPCTMNEVRELHLHEKEQQRIALEAENARRISMPQFFEDYFLPEATVRWKSTTTDKAVSHMKCWIKPVVGDTPICDLELAHVQRIKMNMLNAKRAPRTVQYAMRNFTMIWNAAKDHGLTDKECPTKASSFRLPKVDNERMRTLTLDEEKDLLDAVQKRSEQAYHMTLVAIDTGMRFGEIASLRWGNVDLAGGIILVVNTKTGRDRSVPMTQRLKSLFFTFDAGKPNKLVFPNVKGERHLQIPSLFKRAVVDAKLNEDVDDPKMKFSFHSLRHTAGTRYYRANKDLYLTQRFLGHSTPVMTTRYAKVADEDLRRGIEAMESAHQRKEHDEAYAPESPDNSSICYQ from the coding sequence ATGAGCATGAAATGGAAACCACTCAAAAATGCCGATGGAAAAGGTGGCGTCAGATACCGGGAGCACTCCACGCGCAGGCATGGAGCCGTACCGGACAAATATTACTCGCTGCAATACTGGTGGCAGGGCAAGACCATCAACGAAGGTCTTGGCTGGGCTTCGGATGGCTGGACTCCTGGTAAGTGCTTCGACGAGCTCAAAAGGCTCAAGAAGAACCAAAGTCAAGGTCTTGGACCATGTACAATGAACGAAGTCCGAGAGCTGCACCTGCATGAGAAGGAACAACAACGCATCGCTTTGGAGGCTGAAAACGCCCGTCGGATTTCCATGCCTCAATTCTTTGAAGACTACTTTCTTCCTGAAGCCACTGTTCGCTGGAAATCCACCACCACGGACAAAGCAGTCAGCCACATGAAGTGTTGGATCAAACCCGTGGTTGGAGACACTCCTATTTGCGACCTTGAATTGGCACATGTGCAGCGCATCAAGATGAATATGCTCAACGCCAAGCGCGCTCCTCGCACCGTCCAATATGCCATGCGCAATTTCACCATGATCTGGAACGCGGCCAAGGACCACGGCCTCACGGACAAGGAGTGTCCAACCAAGGCCAGCTCGTTCCGGCTTCCAAAGGTGGACAACGAACGCATGCGCACTCTGACACTAGATGAGGAGAAGGATTTACTGGATGCAGTCCAGAAACGGAGTGAACAGGCGTACCACATGACCCTCGTGGCAATTGATACGGGTATGCGGTTTGGCGAAATAGCGTCTCTCAGGTGGGGAAACGTTGACCTGGCAGGTGGCATCATTCTGGTGGTGAACACCAAGACAGGAAGAGACCGCTCTGTCCCAATGACGCAACGGCTGAAGAGCCTTTTTTTTACCTTTGATGCTGGCAAGCCCAACAAACTCGTCTTCCCAAACGTCAAAGGTGAACGTCATCTACAAATACCGAGCTTATTCAAGCGGGCTGTAGTTGATGCCAAGCTCAATGAGGACGTGGACGATCCCAAGATGAAGTTCAGCTTTCACAGCCTGAGGCATACCGCAGGAACTCGCTACTATCGCGCCAACAAGGATCTGTATTTAACCCAGCGATTCCTAGGCCACTCCACTCCGGTCATGACGACCCGGTACGCCAAGGTTGCCGATGAAGATCTGCGCAGAGGTATTGAGGCCATGGAGTCGGCTCACCAGAGGAAGGAACACGACGAGGCCTATGCTCCAGAAAGCCCGGACAACTCGTCGATTTGTTATCAATAG